One genomic segment of Rhizobium viscosum includes these proteins:
- a CDS encoding dihydroorotase: MDFDLVLQGTVVLPERIVEGGYVAVRDGKIAEVGISVPPAAKERYLLGKALILPGAIDAQVHSLSQKDQEDFIWSTRSAAAGGVTTIVDMPYDEGNLVCSAEAVKKKVDHADPQARVDFALYGTVDPSEGAARIAEMVEAGVAAFKFSTFGTDPKRFPRIPPALLDACFAAIAPTGLTAGVHNEDDEAVRTYMEQVKASGITDWRAHGLSRPPITELLAMHTIFETGANTGCPSHVVHCSLGRGYDIARAYRRDGFEATVECCIHYLTLDEENDVKRLGGKAKINPPVRPRAEVETLWRKVAEGNVWLVSTDHVSWSENRKTNPDMLANASGVPGLEVMVPLFVKGALERGVPLTWAAKLMAENPARHFRLDHIKGALTPGKDADIVVLEPKEMVYDASSSGNNVVGWSPYNGIRLPWTVSAAWLRGEKITEGSKVLAEPGTGRFVRPLARQVLA, encoded by the coding sequence ATGGATTTCGATCTCGTTCTGCAGGGCACGGTGGTGCTGCCGGAGCGCATTGTCGAGGGCGGCTATGTCGCCGTTCGCGACGGAAAGATCGCCGAAGTCGGTATCAGCGTGCCGCCGGCCGCCAAGGAACGGTACCTGCTTGGCAAGGCACTGATCCTGCCGGGTGCGATCGACGCGCAGGTCCATTCGCTTTCGCAGAAGGACCAGGAGGATTTCATCTGGTCGACGCGCTCGGCAGCAGCAGGTGGTGTCACCACCATCGTCGACATGCCCTATGACGAAGGCAACCTCGTCTGCTCGGCTGAGGCGGTGAAGAAGAAGGTCGATCATGCCGACCCGCAGGCGCGGGTCGATTTTGCGCTCTACGGCACCGTCGATCCCTCGGAGGGGGCTGCCCGCATTGCCGAGATGGTGGAAGCGGGTGTTGCCGCCTTCAAGTTTTCAACTTTCGGCACCGATCCCAAACGCTTCCCGCGCATCCCACCGGCCCTGCTCGACGCCTGCTTTGCAGCGATTGCCCCGACTGGGCTCACAGCCGGTGTGCACAATGAGGATGACGAGGCAGTCCGCACCTATATGGAACAGGTGAAGGCAAGCGGCATCACCGACTGGCGGGCGCATGGCCTGTCACGCCCGCCGATTACCGAACTGCTTGCCATGCACACGATCTTCGAGACCGGCGCCAATACCGGCTGCCCCTCTCACGTCGTGCATTGCTCGCTCGGGCGCGGTTACGACATCGCGCGGGCCTATCGCCGCGACGGTTTCGAGGCGACGGTGGAATGCTGCATTCACTACCTGACGCTCGACGAAGAAAACGATGTGAAGCGGCTCGGCGGCAAGGCGAAGATCAATCCGCCAGTGCGGCCGCGCGCCGAAGTCGAGACGCTCTGGCGCAAGGTTGCCGAAGGCAACGTCTGGCTGGTTTCGACCGATCACGTGAGCTGGTCCGAAAACCGCAAGACCAATCCCGACATGCTGGCGAATGCGTCAGGTGTTCCAGGTCTGGAAGTGATGGTGCCGCTTTTCGTCAAAGGCGCGCTGGAACGCGGCGTACCGCTGACCTGGGCGGCGAAGCTGATGGCCGAAAACCCGGCCAGGCATTTCCGCCTCGACCATATCAAGGGAGCGCTGACACCGGGCAAAGATGCCGATATCGTCGTGCTCGAGCCGAAGGAAATGGTCTACGACGCCTCGTCCAGCGGCAATAATGTCGTCGGCTGGAGCCCTTATAACGGCATCCGCCTGCCGTGGACGGTTTCGGCCGCATGGCTGCGCGGAGAGAAGATCACTGAGGGATCGAAGGTTCTGGCCGAACCCGGTACCGGCCGCTTCGTGCGACCGCTTGCCAGACAGGTGCTGGCATGA
- a CDS encoding Zn-dependent hydrolase: MSRNLPVNPGRISADIEALSNITEPGHPWTRRAFSPLFLEGRAYLEARMQAIGLDTRIDASGNLIGRREGAKPGSGIIMLGSHSDTVPDGGRFDGIAGVAAALEVARALREQEIHLDHDLEIVDFLAEEVSIFGVSCIGSRGMTGQLPQAWLSRAVDGRDLGEAIAEVGGSPGILTHQNKPDIAGFLELHIEQGPVLENERKDIGIVTAISGITRIEITVEGRADHAGTTPMDTRSDALVAASQLVLDIRNAASELAKTPGHFAATVGEFRIEPNAANVVPSRVVLLIDGRAEIRADMEAFCRWLDGHTEKLALAFGVTIAPPNRISDNFPTPSHKGLLSTLERACETVGAKHRFMASGAGHDTAWIARVAPAAMIFVPCREGRSHSPDEWAENDDITLGAAVLFEAVREMDRTLTTEKDNGTHTG; this comes from the coding sequence ATGAGCCGCAACCTGCCCGTCAATCCCGGCCGGATATCCGCTGACATCGAAGCCCTCTCCAATATTACCGAGCCAGGGCATCCTTGGACACGGCGGGCTTTTTCGCCGCTTTTCCTTGAGGGCCGCGCCTATCTGGAGGCGCGCATGCAGGCGATCGGCCTGGATACCCGTATCGACGCATCCGGCAATCTGATCGGCCGGCGCGAAGGCGCAAAACCCGGTTCAGGCATCATCATGCTGGGCTCGCATTCCGACACGGTACCCGATGGCGGGCGTTTCGACGGCATTGCGGGTGTTGCCGCAGCTCTGGAGGTTGCGCGGGCGTTGCGGGAACAGGAGATTCACCTCGATCATGATCTGGAGATCGTCGACTTCCTGGCCGAGGAGGTCAGCATTTTCGGCGTTTCCTGCATCGGCAGCCGCGGCATGACGGGGCAATTGCCGCAGGCATGGCTTTCCCGCGCGGTCGACGGCCGCGATCTTGGCGAAGCGATTGCCGAGGTCGGTGGATCGCCAGGGATTCTGACCCACCAGAACAAGCCCGATATTGCCGGCTTTCTGGAACTGCACATCGAACAAGGCCCCGTCCTTGAAAACGAACGCAAGGATATCGGCATCGTCACGGCGATATCAGGCATTACCCGCATCGAGATCACTGTCGAGGGTCGCGCGGATCATGCCGGTACGACGCCGATGGATACGCGCTCCGATGCGCTGGTTGCTGCCTCGCAGCTGGTGCTCGATATCCGCAATGCTGCAAGCGAGCTTGCCAAGACGCCCGGCCATTTTGCAGCGACCGTCGGCGAATTCCGCATCGAGCCGAATGCCGCCAATGTCGTGCCGTCGCGTGTCGTGTTGCTGATCGACGGGCGCGCCGAAATCCGAGCCGACATGGAAGCCTTCTGCCGCTGGCTGGACGGCCATACGGAGAAGCTCGCTCTGGCCTTTGGCGTGACGATCGCCCCTCCGAACCGTATCTCCGACAATTTCCCGACACCGAGCCACAAGGGCCTGCTCTCGACTCTGGAACGGGCCTGCGAGACTGTCGGCGCCAAACATCGCTTCATGGCCTCGGGCGCTGGCCACGATACCGCTTGGATCGCCCGCGTGGCGCCGGCCGCGATGATCTTTGTGCCTTGCAGAGAAGGCCGCAGCCACTCCCCGGATGAATGGGCCGAAAATGACGACATAACGCTCGGCGCCGCCGTGCTTTTCGAGGCGGTGCGCGAGATGGACAGGACACTTACGACGGAGAAGGATAATGGGACGCATACTGGTTGA
- a CDS encoding DUF917 domain-containing protein — protein MGRILVEKDVEAAVKGGSVYAAGGGGWADHGRMLGYAAVNVGKPELVSIEELGDNDWVATAAAIGAPASTTPWEMQGIDYVKAVQLLQEALGEKLSGLIIGQNGKSSTLNGWLPSAILGTKVVDAVGDIRAHPTGDMGSIGMAGSPEQMIQTAVGGNRAENRYIELVVKGATAKISPVLRAAADQSGGFIASCRNPLRASYVRKNAALGGISMALKLGEAIIEAEKRGGSAIIDAICKTTGGHILAEGTITKKDVVYTKEAFDIGTITVGAGDKAVTLHVMNEYMAVDDASGTRVATFPAVITTLSEEGEPLSVGQLKGGMHVFVLHVPKDIIPLSASVLDPTVYPPVEKAMGIEIARYALETRA, from the coding sequence ATGGGACGCATACTGGTTGAGAAGGACGTGGAAGCCGCCGTCAAGGGCGGTTCCGTCTATGCCGCCGGCGGCGGCGGCTGGGCCGATCACGGCCGCATGCTCGGTTATGCCGCCGTCAATGTCGGGAAGCCTGAACTCGTCTCCATCGAGGAACTCGGCGATAACGACTGGGTCGCGACGGCGGCCGCGATCGGCGCGCCGGCCTCTACCACGCCCTGGGAAATGCAGGGTATTGATTATGTGAAAGCCGTGCAGCTTCTGCAGGAGGCTCTCGGCGAAAAGCTCTCCGGTCTCATCATCGGCCAGAACGGCAAATCCTCGACACTGAACGGCTGGCTGCCTTCGGCCATCCTCGGCACCAAGGTCGTGGATGCGGTTGGCGATATCCGCGCGCATCCGACCGGCGACATGGGCTCTATCGGCATGGCGGGTTCGCCGGAGCAGATGATTCAGACGGCTGTGGGCGGCAACCGTGCCGAAAACCGCTATATCGAGCTGGTCGTGAAGGGTGCGACGGCAAAGATTTCGCCGGTGCTGCGGGCGGCCGCCGATCAGTCCGGCGGTTTCATCGCCAGCTGCCGCAATCCGCTGCGCGCCTCCTATGTGCGCAAGAATGCCGCGCTCGGCGGCATCTCGATGGCACTGAAGCTCGGCGAAGCCATCATCGAGGCTGAAAAGAGAGGCGGATCGGCGATCATCGACGCGATCTGCAAGACGACAGGCGGCCATATCCTGGCCGAGGGTACAATCACCAAGAAGGATGTGGTCTATACGAAGGAAGCCTTCGACATCGGCACGATCACGGTCGGCGCTGGCGACAAGGCCGTCACCCTGCATGTAATGAACGAATATATGGCGGTCGATGATGCCAGCGGCACACGTGTCGCAACCTTCCCCGCCGTCATCACCACACTCTCCGAGGAGGGTGAACCGCTCTCCGTCGGGCAACTCAAGGGCGGCATGCATGTCTTTGTCCTGCACGTGCCGAAGGACATCATTCCGCTTTCGGCCAGCGTGCTCGATCCGACCGTCTATCCGCCCGTCGAAAAGGCGATGGGTATCGAGATAGCACGCTATGCACTGGAGACGAGGGCCTGA
- a CDS encoding TfoX/Sxy family protein: MARDPSLEELMREELGDRTGLSEKSMFGGWAFMLNGNLLCCARHDGMLLRLGKGNDGWALAQPGVIQMLSGERIMHGWVRANANVYGDDTMRRRLIDAALAYVEPLPAK, from the coding sequence ATGGCACGCGATCCCAGTCTGGAAGAACTGATGCGTGAGGAACTCGGCGACCGGACGGGCCTGAGCGAAAAGTCCATGTTCGGCGGCTGGGCCTTCATGCTCAATGGTAACCTGCTCTGCTGCGCACGCCATGACGGCATGTTGCTGCGCTTGGGCAAGGGCAACGATGGCTGGGCGCTGGCGCAGCCCGGCGTGATCCAGATGCTCTCTGGCGAGCGGATCATGCATGGCTGGGTGCGGGCCAATGCCAATGTCTATGGTGACGACACCATGCGCCGTCGCCTCATCGACGCCGCGCTTGCGTATGTGGAGCCGCTGCCTGCCAAGTGA
- a CDS encoding urocanate hydratase: MPKANPRHPKFPIPGGPELRARGWRQEALLRLLENVLAVGEDPDNLVVYAALGKAARNWAAHRGIVKALTEMDEDQTLLIQSGKPIGLVKTHAKAPLVIMANCNIVGQWAKAEVFYELQRKGLICWGGLTAGAWQYIGSQGVIQGTYEIFMRIAERRFGGDLSGRFVLTAGLGGMGGAQPLAGRMAGAAILCVDIDPERARKRQQIGYLQEIAPDLDSALAMIDAAVKERRALSVGLVGNAAEIYPEIARRGIVPDVVTDQTSAHDLVYGYVPKGMSIDQVKGLRDDGQGQLMAASRASIVEHVTAMLEFQKCGAEVFDNGNLIRTQAREGGVANAFDIPIFTEAYLRPLFARAIGPFRWMALSGEESDIARIDDLLLEMFPDNKIITNWIRLAREHIPFEGLPARIAWLGHGERTALARRVNELVANGELKAPVAFSRDHLDAGAMAHPNIMTERMKDGSDAIADWPLIDAMMLCSSMADLVVVHSGGGGYAGYMTSCGVTVVADGSEAADERLDHALTNDTALGVMRYADAGYDEALDEVAKKDVPYIRLG, encoded by the coding sequence ATGCCGAAGGCCAATCCACGCCATCCGAAATTTCCAATTCCTGGTGGGCCGGAGCTGCGCGCCAGGGGCTGGCGGCAGGAAGCGCTGCTGCGGCTTCTGGAAAATGTGCTCGCAGTCGGCGAAGACCCCGATAATCTCGTGGTCTATGCTGCGCTCGGCAAGGCGGCACGCAACTGGGCGGCGCACCGAGGCATCGTCAAGGCGCTGACCGAAATGGACGAGGATCAGACGCTGCTCATCCAGTCCGGCAAGCCGATTGGCCTCGTGAAGACCCATGCTAAGGCGCCGCTCGTCATAATGGCAAATTGCAACATCGTCGGCCAGTGGGCGAAGGCCGAGGTCTTCTACGAGTTGCAGCGCAAGGGGCTGATCTGCTGGGGCGGGCTGACGGCCGGCGCCTGGCAATATATCGGCAGCCAGGGCGTCATCCAGGGCACCTACGAAATCTTCATGCGCATTGCCGAGCGCCGTTTCGGCGGCGACCTCTCAGGCCGTTTCGTGCTAACGGCAGGGCTCGGCGGCATGGGTGGGGCGCAGCCGCTGGCGGGCCGCATGGCCGGGGCTGCGATCCTCTGCGTCGACATTGATCCGGAACGCGCCCGCAAGCGCCAGCAGATCGGTTACCTTCAGGAGATCGCCCCCGATCTCGACAGCGCGCTCGCGATGATCGATGCCGCGGTCAAGGAAAGGCGGGCGCTGTCTGTCGGCCTCGTTGGCAACGCCGCTGAGATCTATCCGGAAATTGCCCGGCGCGGCATCGTGCCCGATGTCGTCACCGACCAGACCTCGGCGCATGACCTTGTCTATGGCTATGTGCCGAAGGGCATGAGCATCGATCAGGTGAAGGGACTGCGCGACGATGGCCAGGGCCAACTGATGGCTGCCAGCCGTGCCTCGATCGTCGAGCATGTCACCGCGATGCTGGAATTCCAAAAGTGCGGCGCTGAAGTCTTTGACAATGGCAATCTCATCCGCACGCAGGCCCGCGAGGGCGGCGTTGCCAACGCTTTCGACATTCCGATCTTTACCGAAGCCTATCTGCGCCCGCTCTTTGCCCGCGCCATCGGCCCGTTCCGGTGGATGGCATTGTCGGGCGAGGAGAGCGATATCGCCCGCATCGACGACCTGCTCCTGGAGATGTTTCCCGACAACAAGATCATCACCAACTGGATCCGGCTGGCGCGCGAGCATATTCCTTTCGAAGGGTTGCCAGCGCGTATTGCCTGGCTCGGCCACGGCGAGCGCACGGCGCTGGCGCGGCGCGTCAACGAACTGGTCGCCAACGGCGAGCTCAAGGCTCCTGTCGCCTTCTCGCGCGACCATCTCGATGCCGGCGCGATGGCGCATCCCAACATCATGACCGAGCGGATGAAGGATGGATCGGATGCCATTGCCGACTGGCCGCTCATCGATGCGATGATGCTCTGTTCCTCGATGGCCGATCTCGTCGTCGTCCATTCGGGCGGCGGCGGTTATGCCGGTTACATGACGAGCTGCGGCGTTACCGTCGTTGCCGACGGCTCTGAGGCCGCCGACGAACGGCTCGACCATGCGCTGACCAACGATACGGCGCTCGGCGTCATGCGTTATGCCGATGCGGGTTATGATGAGGCGCTGGACGAGGTGGCGAAGAAGGATGTGCCCTATATCCGGCTTGGCTGA
- a CDS encoding GFA family protein has translation MKKTYHGSCHCGAVAYEAELDLSAGTFKCNCSICRKKRSWLAVVQPNDFRLVSGEDRLRKYQFASGSIHHLFCENCGVASFARNDNETIGPLVVVAVSCLDDASAEELAAAPIAYFDGMHDRYDAAPAETRHL, from the coding sequence ATGAAGAAAACCTATCATGGAAGCTGCCATTGCGGCGCAGTCGCCTATGAGGCCGAGCTCGATCTTTCAGCGGGTACTTTCAAGTGCAATTGCTCGATCTGCCGCAAGAAGCGCAGCTGGCTGGCTGTCGTGCAGCCCAATGACTTCCGGCTGGTCTCGGGCGAGGACCGGTTGCGCAAATATCAGTTCGCTTCCGGCTCGATCCATCATCTCTTCTGCGAAAATTGCGGCGTCGCGTCCTTTGCCCGCAACGACAATGAAACGATCGGCCCCTTGGTCGTCGTCGCCGTCAGTTGCCTTGACGATGCCAGCGCCGAAGAGCTTGCCGCCGCCCCGATCGCCTATTTCGATGGCATGCATGATCGTTACGACGCAGCACCTGCCGAAACGCGGCATCTGTGA
- a CDS encoding MFS transporter, with protein MSDSAIQDVAGLQTTEENHRKHYLTRGTSAYHRASLALFLSGFATFSLLYCVQPLLPIFAQEFAVSPAESSLALSLSTGFLAIAIVCAAAVSEGLGRRSLMSISLVGAAVLTIATAFAPNWHLMLLIRALQGFVLGGVPAVAMAYLAEEIDPRGLGATMGLYVGGTAFGGMSGRVLTGIFAEYLSWRPALFLIGAIGLAAAIGFIALLPPSRNFVRRAGFEPQFHLKAWAGHLSNPALPFIFAIAFFAMGSFVTIYNYAGFRLVAPPYDLSQTELGLIFTVYLFGIGASSVGGVLGDRLGHFTVLLAGIVITAAGCALTLSASLPLIILGIIVLTSGFFMTHSVASGLVGKLAVCTKGHASSLYMLAYYIGSSVMGSAGGWFWTMEGWAAIVIFTVTMMAFALLSALVARRLARRST; from the coding sequence TTACCACCGCGCCAGCCTGGCGCTCTTCCTCTCGGGCTTTGCCACCTTCTCGCTTCTCTATTGCGTGCAGCCGCTGCTGCCGATCTTCGCGCAGGAATTTGCCGTCAGCCCGGCCGAGAGTTCGCTGGCTCTGTCGCTCTCCACCGGCTTCCTGGCAATCGCCATCGTCTGCGCCGCCGCCGTTTCGGAAGGGCTCGGTCGGCGCAGCCTCATGTCGATCTCGCTGGTCGGCGCCGCCGTGCTGACGATCGCCACCGCCTTTGCACCGAACTGGCATCTGATGTTGCTTATCCGCGCGCTGCAGGGCTTCGTGCTTGGCGGCGTTCCGGCCGTCGCCATGGCCTATCTCGCGGAGGAGATCGACCCGCGCGGCCTTGGTGCCACCATGGGCCTCTATGTCGGTGGCACGGCCTTCGGCGGCATGTCGGGCCGCGTGCTGACGGGCATCTTCGCCGAATATCTTTCCTGGCGGCCGGCTCTGTTCCTGATCGGCGCCATCGGCCTTGCCGCCGCGATCGGCTTCATCGCGCTCTTGCCACCATCGCGCAACTTCGTGCGCCGCGCCGGCTTTGAACCGCAATTCCACTTGAAGGCATGGGCGGGGCATCTGAGCAATCCGGCGCTGCCCTTCATCTTCGCTATCGCCTTTTTCGCGATGGGATCTTTCGTGACGATCTACAATTACGCCGGCTTCCGCCTCGTCGCGCCGCCCTACGACCTCAGCCAGACCGAACTCGGCCTGATCTTCACAGTGTACTTATTCGGTATCGGCGCCTCCTCCGTCGGTGGCGTTCTAGGCGATCGGCTCGGACATTTTACCGTGCTCCTAGCCGGTATCGTCATCACTGCCGCAGGCTGCGCTCTGACGCTGTCGGCCTCCCTTCCGCTCATCATCCTCGGCATCATCGTGCTGACCAGTGGTTTCTTCATGACCCATTCGGTGGCAAGCGGCCTCGTCGGCAAACTCGCTGTTTGTACCAAAGGCCACGCCTCCTCGCTTTACATGCTCGCCTATTATATTGGCTCCAGTGTCATGGGTTCGGCTGGCGGCTGGTTCTGGACGATGGAGGGATGGGCGGCGATCGTGATCTTCACGGTGACCATGATGGCATTCGCTCTCCTGTCAGCACTCGTCGCACGCCGGCTCGCTCGACGCTCGACTTGA